A stretch of the Planktothricoides raciborskii GIHE-MW2 genome encodes the following:
- the thrS gene encoding threonine--tRNA ligase, producing the protein MSSSSGKTEQPEMLYLPRTSESEQLKKIRHTTSHVMAMAVQKLFPQAQVTIGPWIDYGFYYDFDNPEAFTEADLKAIKQEMAKIIKKKLPVIREEVSREEAQRRIEAINEPYKLEILADLKEPITLYHLGDEWWDLCAGPHVENTAELNPKAIALESVAGAYWRGDANKQQLQRIYGTAWETPEQLQEYQRRKEEALKRDHRKLGKELGLFIFSDPVGPGLPLWTPKGTILRSLLEDFLKQEQLKRGYLPVVTPHIARVDLFKMSGHWQKYKEDMFPMMAEDEKAAIAEQGFVLKPMNCPFHIQIYKSELRSYRDLPMRLAEFGTVYRYEQSGELGGLTRVRGFTVDDSHLFVTPEQLEGEFLAVVDLILSVFKSLQLKNFKARLSFRDPDSDKYIGSDEVWQKAENAIRHAVTTLGMEYFEAPGEAAFYGPKLDFIFRDALDREWQLGTVQVDYNLPERFSLEYTAADGSRQRPVMIHRAPFGSLERLIGILIEEYTGDFPLWLAPIQARLLPVSDEYLPFAHDVVKQMQMRGIRAEVDTSGDRLGKLIRNAEKLKIPVMAVVGAKEVEANSLSIRTRANGELGTISVAEVLEKMQTAIANRENL; encoded by the coding sequence ATGTCTTCATCTTCAGGCAAAACAGAACAGCCCGAAATGCTCTATTTACCGCGCACCAGCGAGTCTGAGCAACTCAAGAAAATTCGCCACACCACGTCTCACGTTATGGCAATGGCGGTGCAAAAGCTATTTCCCCAGGCCCAAGTGACCATTGGGCCGTGGATTGATTACGGTTTCTATTATGATTTTGACAATCCCGAAGCCTTCACGGAAGCGGATCTGAAAGCCATTAAACAAGAAATGGCCAAGATTATTAAGAAAAAATTGCCGGTCATTAGGGAAGAAGTCAGCCGCGAAGAAGCCCAACGGCGAATTGAAGCGATTAACGAGCCATATAAGTTAGAAATTCTCGCGGATTTAAAAGAACCGATTACCCTCTACCACCTGGGTGACGAATGGTGGGATTTATGCGCGGGTCCTCATGTGGAAAATACCGCCGAACTGAACCCAAAAGCGATCGCCCTGGAAAGTGTGGCGGGGGCTTATTGGCGTGGAGATGCGAATAAACAGCAGTTACAGCGGATTTATGGCACCGCGTGGGAAACTCCAGAGCAATTACAAGAATATCAACGCCGCAAGGAAGAAGCCCTGAAACGGGACCATCGTAAATTAGGCAAAGAATTGGGCTTATTTATTTTCTCCGATCCCGTTGGGCCTGGGCTGCCGTTGTGGACGCCAAAAGGGACGATTTTGCGATCGCTTTTGGAAGATTTCCTCAAACAAGAACAACTGAAACGCGGTTATTTGCCAGTAGTGACACCGCATATTGCTCGTGTGGATTTATTCAAAATGTCCGGCCATTGGCAAAAATATAAAGAGGATATGTTCCCCATGATGGCGGAAGATGAAAAAGCCGCGATCGCCGAACAAGGTTTTGTCCTCAAACCGATGAACTGCCCCTTCCATATTCAAATATATAAGAGTGAATTGCGGTCCTATCGCGATTTGCCCATGCGGTTAGCGGAATTTGGCACGGTTTACCGCTATGAACAATCGGGAGAATTAGGAGGTTTAACACGGGTACGCGGCTTTACCGTGGATGACTCCCACTTATTTGTTACTCCAGAACAGTTAGAAGGGGAATTTTTAGCCGTCGTCGATTTAATCTTATCAGTCTTTAAGAGTCTGCAACTGAAGAACTTTAAGGCTCGTTTAAGTTTCCGTGACCCGGATTCTGATAAATATATTGGTTCTGATGAAGTGTGGCAAAAAGCGGAAAATGCTATCCGTCATGCGGTGACAACTTTGGGCATGGAATATTTTGAAGCCCCAGGGGAAGCGGCATTTTATGGGCCAAAATTAGACTTTATTTTCCGGGATGCCCTCGATCGCGAATGGCAATTAGGCACCGTGCAAGTAGACTATAATTTGCCCGAACGATTTAGTTTAGAATATACCGCCGCCGATGGTTCTCGGCAACGTCCGGTAATGATTCATCGTGCCCCATTTGGGTCTTTGGAACGCTTAATCGGGATTTTAATTGAAGAATATACCGGCGATTTTCCGCTGTGGTTAGCGCCAATTCAAGCCCGTTTGTTGCCGGTCAGCGATGAATATTTGCCCTTTGCTCACGACGTGGTTAAGCAAATGCAGATGCGCGGAATTCGCGCCGAAGTGGATACCAGCGGCGATCGCTTGGGTAAGTTAATTCGCAATGCGGAAAAGCTTAAAATTCCCGTCATGGCGGTAGTCGGGGCCAAAGAAGTTGAGGCCAATTCCCTCAGTATTCGCACTCGTGCTAATGGGGAATTAGGCACGATTTCCGTAGCAGAAGTGCTGGAAAAAATGCAGACTGCGATCGCGAATCGGGAGAATTTATAG
- a CDS encoding DUF2887 domain-containing protein, which translates to MIDDDGRSQLKEAALKQKVVELIEIILIYKLPQLSRKELEAMFGLEDLKKTRYFQDVAADYKVEGKLEGKLETIPLLLEAGLTVERIAQSLGLDLELVETVAKNQSGANPNQN; encoded by the coding sequence ATTATAGATGATGATGGGCGATCGCAATTAAAGGAGGCAGCCCTAAAGCAAAAAGTTGTAGAATTGATAGAGATAATCTTGATTTACAAATTACCGCAGTTAAGTCGCAAGGAGTTAGAAGCAATGTTTGGTTTAGAGGATTTAAAAAAGACCCGCTATTTTCAAGATGTAGCAGCGGACTATAAGGTAGAAGGCAAGCTAGAAGGCAAGCTAGAAACTATCCCCTTATTATTAGAAGCGGGATTGACTGTAGAACGTATCGCACAAAGTCTAGGGCTAGACCTTGAGTTAGTAGAAACAGTGGCTAAAAATCAGTCCGGTGCTAATCCTAATCAAAACTAA
- a CDS encoding type II toxin-antitoxin system HicA family toxin — MKKETESVKIGCVVPVHQELKVGTLSGILKQAQITVEQFIENL; from the coding sequence ATGAAAAAAGAAACTGAATCGGTAAAAATTGGTTGTGTTGTTCCGGTACATCAAGAATTAAAAGTGGGGACTTTAAGCGGAATCCTCAAGCAAGCTCAAATAACAGTTGAGCAATTTATTGAAAATTTATAA
- a CDS encoding type II toxin-antitoxin system HicB family antitoxin — translation MKSRSLAVVVYKEDDMYIAECPEIGTVDQGETIEQAVSEAMP, via the coding sequence ATGAAAAGTCGTAGCCTTGCAGTGGTTGTTTATAAAGAAGATGATATGTATATTGCCGAATGTCCTGAAATCGGCACAGTGGATCAAGGAGAAACAATCGAACAGGCGGTAAGCGAAGCTATGCCGTAA
- a CDS encoding class I SAM-dependent DNA methyltransferase translates to MNNFGEKVSFIWSVADLIRDTFKRGKYQDVILPFTVLRRLDCVLKETKAEVLEAYYKYKDKLNNPYDILCKKSGFAFYNICRFDFDKLVENHADLAANLNHYILSFSPNMREVLEKFDFANTIKKLDESDLLYLVTEKFKDIDLHPDKVSNLEMGYIFEELIRKFNEALDENPGEHFTPREVIQLMVNLIFSQDQDQLSQDYITRTIYDPCCGSGGMLTTAKERMLDLNPKAKVYLFGQEVNPETFAICKSDLYMKSEDGKDAENIKCGSTLAKDEHFDTNFDYLLANPPYGKDWKRDQEAVAAEAGVPNSRFAAGTPRISDGQLLFLQHMLSKIKPVQDGGSRVAIVMNGSPLFTGDAGSGESEIRRWILENDWLEAIVALPEQLFYNTGIATYIWVLSNKKAPERKGKVQLINAADFWVPMRKSLGSKRREISDEQISQITQIFTEFTETEVSKIFDSEDFGYRKIAIERPLRLNFHVTPERIARVKEQSAFINLAKSKKKSPEMREIEEQAGEEQQKLILGMLGTLPDTLFKSGQEFERVLNKAIKAQGLKLSAGLKKAILTALSEKDETADICLDKDDNPEPDADLRDTENVPLKEDVMSYFNREVKPHVADAWISDAVRDAWDGELGKVGYEINFNRYFYQYQPPRDLAEIEADIRDIEGEILAMLGEVVR, encoded by the coding sequence ATGAACAATTTTGGCGAAAAAGTTAGTTTTATTTGGAGTGTAGCGGATTTAATCCGGGATACCTTTAAACGGGGAAAATATCAGGATGTAATTTTGCCGTTTACGGTGTTGCGGCGGTTGGATTGTGTGCTGAAAGAAACGAAAGCAGAGGTTTTAGAAGCTTATTATAAATATAAGGATAAGTTGAACAATCCTTACGATATTTTATGCAAAAAATCGGGATTCGCTTTTTACAATATATGTCGCTTTGATTTTGACAAGCTGGTAGAAAATCACGCTGATTTAGCAGCGAATTTAAATCACTATATCCTCAGCTTTAGCCCGAACATGAGGGAAGTGTTAGAAAAGTTTGACTTTGCCAATACTATTAAAAAGCTAGATGAGTCGGATTTACTCTATTTGGTGACAGAAAAGTTTAAGGATATTGACCTACACCCGGATAAAGTGTCTAATCTGGAAATGGGTTATATTTTTGAGGAGTTAATTCGCAAGTTTAATGAAGCCCTCGACGAAAACCCAGGGGAACATTTTACCCCCCGCGAGGTGATTCAGTTAATGGTGAATCTGATTTTTTCCCAAGATCAAGACCAGTTAAGTCAAGATTATATTACCCGGACGATTTATGACCCTTGTTGTGGGTCGGGGGGAATGCTGACTACTGCTAAGGAAAGGATGCTGGATTTGAACCCAAAGGCGAAGGTTTATTTATTTGGGCAAGAGGTGAATCCTGAGACTTTTGCTATTTGTAAATCTGATTTATATATGAAGAGTGAAGATGGCAAGGATGCGGAGAATATTAAATGTGGCAGTACCTTGGCTAAGGATGAGCATTTTGATACAAATTTTGACTATTTGTTGGCAAATCCGCCCTATGGGAAAGATTGGAAACGGGATCAAGAGGCAGTGGCAGCAGAGGCAGGGGTTCCTAATAGTCGATTTGCCGCCGGGACGCCGCGAATTAGTGACGGGCAGTTGCTATTTTTGCAGCATATGTTATCAAAAATTAAGCCAGTACAAGACGGAGGCAGTCGGGTGGCGATCGTGATGAATGGGTCGCCGTTGTTTACCGGAGACGCGGGCAGTGGAGAGAGTGAAATTCGCCGTTGGATTTTGGAGAATGACTGGTTAGAGGCGATTGTGGCTTTGCCGGAACAGCTTTTTTATAATACGGGAATTGCTACTTATATTTGGGTTTTGAGTAATAAGAAAGCCCCGGAAAGAAAGGGTAAGGTGCAGTTAATTAATGCCGCTGATTTTTGGGTGCCGATGCGGAAAAGTTTGGGCAGCAAGCGGCGAGAAATTAGTGATGAGCAAATTTCGCAGATTACCCAGATTTTTACGGAGTTTACGGAGACGGAAGTTAGTAAAATTTTTGATAGTGAAGATTTTGGTTATCGGAAGATTGCGATCGAGCGACCGTTGCGGCTGAATTTCCATGTCACCCCGGAAAGAATTGCCAGAGTAAAGGAGCAATCGGCGTTTATTAATTTGGCCAAAAGTAAGAAGAAAAGCCCGGAAATGCGGGAAATTGAGGAACAGGCAGGAGAGGAACAACAAAAGCTAATTTTAGGGATGTTGGGGACTTTGCCGGATACTTTATTTAAGAGTGGGCAGGAGTTTGAGAGGGTGTTGAATAAAGCCATCAAAGCCCAGGGTTTAAAGCTATCCGCAGGGTTGAAAAAGGCAATTTTAACGGCGCTTTCCGAGAAGGATGAAACGGCGGATATTTGTTTAGATAAGGATGATAATCCCGAACCGGATGCGGATTTACGGGATACGGAAAATGTGCCGTTAAAAGAAGATGTGATGAGTTATTTTAATCGGGAGGTTAAGCCCCATGTTGCGGATGCTTGGATTAGTGATGCGGTGCGAGATGCTTGGGATGGGGAGTTAGGTAAGGTGGGTTATGAGATTAATTTTAATCGTTATTTTTATCAGTATCAGCCGCCCCGCGATTTAGCAGAAATTGAGGCGGATATCCGGGATATTGAAGGGGAAATTTTGGCGATGTTAGGAGAGGTGGTAAGATAG
- a CDS encoding restriction endonuclease subunit S, protein MKNWQRYPEYKDSGVEWLGEIPKHWEVKKLKYVCQILRGKFTHRPRNDPRFYDGSYPFIQTGDVAAANKYITTHKQTLNDLGFAVSKEFPKGTLIMTIAANIGDIAILDFAACFPDSIVGFVPENKNNLNYLYYNFLAMRPDLLKTATLNTQMNLNVDQIGSLLTILPPLSEQKSIAHFLDRETSKLDKLIAKKQRFIELLQEKRTALISHAVTKGLNPDIPMKDSGISWLGQIPKHWLSLPAFTIFQEQQISNKGMIEKNLLSLSYGNIIRKDIDTHYGLLPQSFETYQIVFPGNLILRLTDLQNDKRSLRVGLVKEKGIITSAYLCLTPHKLISEYAYYLLHSYDITKVFYTMGAGVRQTMKFVDLKKLSILVPPLSEQKAIAHFLDQETAKIDTLIEKTKTSIEKLKEYRTALISAAVTGKIDIREEI, encoded by the coding sequence ATGAAAAATTGGCAGCGTTATCCAGAGTATAAGGATTCTGGGGTTGAGTGGTTGGGAGAAATTCCAAAGCATTGGGAGGTGAAGAAGTTAAAATATGTATGTCAAATACTGAGAGGAAAATTTACTCATAGACCTCGTAACGATCCTCGTTTTTATGATGGGTCTTATCCTTTTATTCAAACAGGTGATGTAGCAGCCGCTAATAAATATATTACGACTCACAAACAAACACTGAATGATTTGGGCTTTGCTGTAAGTAAAGAGTTTCCCAAAGGGACTCTTATTATGACAATTGCTGCAAACATTGGTGATATTGCTATTTTAGATTTTGCGGCTTGTTTTCCAGATAGTATAGTTGGTTTTGTTCCTGAAAATAAAAATAATCTTAATTATCTGTATTACAATTTTTTGGCCATGAGGCCAGACTTGCTTAAAACAGCAACCTTAAATACTCAAATGAATCTAAATGTTGATCAAATAGGAAGCTTATTGACTATTTTACCACCTCTCTCCGAACAAAAATCGATCGCGCATTTCCTCGATCGCGAAACCAGCAAACTTGACAAACTCATCGCCAAAAAACAGCGCTTTATTGAACTTCTCCAAGAAAAGCGCACTGCCCTAATTAGTCATGCTGTCACCAAAGGACTAAACCCCGATATCCCGATGAAAGATTCTGGCATTTCGTGGTTGGGACAAATTCCAAAACATTGGTTGTCACTTCCAGCATTTACTATTTTTCAAGAACAACAAATATCTAATAAGGGAATGATTGAAAAAAATCTTCTTTCTCTTAGCTATGGAAATATAATTAGAAAGGATATTGATACTCACTATGGTCTTTTACCACAGTCATTTGAAACCTACCAAATTGTTTTTCCTGGTAATCTAATTCTAAGATTGACAGATTTACAAAATGACAAAAGAAGCTTAAGAGTTGGTTTAGTAAAAGAAAAAGGAATTATTACATCAGCATATCTTTGTTTAACTCCACACAAACTTATCTCAGAGTATGCTTACTATCTTCTTCATTCGTATGATATTACAAAAGTTTTTTATACTATGGGTGCAGGAGTAAGACAGACAATGAAATTTGTGGACTTGAAAAAGTTATCTATCTTAGTTCCCCCTCTCTCCGAACAAAAAGCGATCGCTCATTTCCTAGACCAAGAAACCGCGAAAATTGACACCCTTATCGAAAAAACCAAAACCAGCATAGAAAAACTCAAAGAATATCGCACCGCCCTAATATCTGCTGCCGTCACCGGGAAAATCGACATTCGAGAGGAGATTTAG
- a CDS encoding DEAD/DEAH box helicase family protein, which produces MIDISEKKFEATIEQSLLNSGYQKRHSKDFDKTHCLIPQDVLSFIQTTQPQEWDKFKSHYGEDAETKLLKRLANFIQNHTTLEVFRKGLKVNGCKFKLTYFQPANNLNPETQKLYQSNIFTVIRQLYYSDKNPKQSLDLTLFLNGLPIFTAELKNPLNGQTVENAIKQYKNDRKPHETLFKFGVCLSHFALDPNLVYMTTKLKGTDTYFLPFNQGQDEGAGNPPKNSDKSGYPSEYLWTTIWEKNSILDLIQNFMTLVKEEATDQKSASKKLIFPRYHQLDTVRRLLADAKVHGTGKRYLIQHSAGSGKSNTIAWLAHGFSNLHDANNNRVFDSVIVVSDRRVIDRQLQNAIGQFQQTTGVVENIDQTAKQLKDALESGKNIIVTTLQKFGVIVDQIQALSGKKFAVIIDEAHSSQSGESSQNLKSVLSATTLEAAEKEDSSPEHDIEDRITEEARKRGFIQNLSYFAFTATPKKETLELFGSQQPDGSFVPFSLYSMKQAIEEGFILDVLANYTTYQSYFKLLKTIESDPKYDRQKAASLLRNFVELHEHTIKQKIATIVEHFHDHIAQQLNGKAKAMIVTRSRLHAVRYKLALDDYLRAKQLPYQSLVAFTGKVNDGAEFTETSMNTASAGTKISESATAETFKQDKYRFLIVANKFQTGFDQPLLVAMYVDKKIAGLIAVQTLSRLNRIYPGKESVFVLDFANEADDIQKAFAPYYDRTLLTEATDPNILYDLQIKLDNYHFYQPREIEQFAQIYFNTQGSQAKLYAVLTPTCDRYKQAPAETQLKFYRQLKEFINLYRFLSQLLPSPDPELEKLYHFYRYLIRLLPLAKTTLPLDIQQNIELESYRIKQTYQGQIDLKQEVTENPSNSHGKTPKIAKEEIATLSQIIQDINQQFGTNFTENERVFLEQMETTLDRTLQTSITVNDRTNIKLEFDHQAKELIQEAIDSHFELYKKFNDNQEFRAFLLGALFNRFLERANLGQKRKPVS; this is translated from the coding sequence ATGATTGACATTTCCGAGAAAAAGTTTGAAGCCACCATAGAACAAAGCCTACTAAATAGCGGCTATCAAAAACGCCACTCTAAAGACTTTGATAAAACCCATTGCCTGATTCCCCAAGATGTGCTTTCCTTCATCCAAACCACCCAACCCCAGGAATGGGATAAATTTAAATCCCACTATGGAGAAGATGCAGAAACAAAACTGCTTAAACGTCTTGCCAATTTCATCCAAAATCACACCACTTTAGAAGTTTTCCGTAAGGGTCTTAAAGTCAATGGCTGTAAATTTAAACTAACTTATTTCCAACCGGCAAACAACCTAAACCCAGAAACTCAAAAACTCTATCAATCTAATATTTTTACGGTGATTCGCCAACTTTACTACAGCGACAAAAACCCGAAACAAAGCCTTGACCTCACCCTATTTTTAAATGGCTTACCCATCTTTACCGCTGAACTGAAAAACCCCTTAAATGGGCAAACCGTTGAAAATGCCATTAAACAATACAAAAATGACCGCAAACCCCACGAAACCCTATTTAAATTTGGGGTTTGCTTATCTCATTTTGCCCTTGACCCCAACCTGGTCTATATGACTACGAAACTAAAAGGAACTGATACTTATTTTCTCCCTTTTAACCAAGGTCAAGACGAAGGCGCCGGAAACCCCCCAAAAAATTCCGATAAGTCCGGTTATCCCAGCGAATATCTATGGACAACTATCTGGGAAAAAAATAGTATCCTCGATTTAATCCAAAATTTTATGACTCTGGTTAAAGAAGAAGCAACCGACCAGAAATCCGCCAGCAAAAAACTAATTTTTCCCCGCTATCACCAACTGGATACGGTCAGACGCTTGCTGGCAGATGCCAAAGTTCACGGAACCGGGAAACGTTACCTAATTCAACATAGCGCAGGCAGCGGCAAAAGCAACACGATCGCCTGGTTAGCCCACGGATTTTCTAACCTCCATGATGCTAATAATAACCGCGTATTTGATTCGGTAATTGTGGTAAGCGATCGCCGGGTTATCGATAGACAATTGCAAAATGCGATCGGTCAATTTCAGCAAACCACTGGAGTAGTGGAAAATATCGATCAAACCGCCAAACAACTAAAAGATGCCCTAGAGTCCGGCAAAAATATTATTGTCACCACCCTACAAAAATTTGGGGTAATCGTCGATCAAATTCAAGCCCTATCCGGCAAAAAATTTGCCGTTATCATCGATGAAGCCCATTCTTCCCAAAGTGGAGAAAGTAGCCAAAACCTCAAAAGTGTTTTATCAGCTACCACCCTGGAAGCCGCCGAAAAAGAGGATAGCAGCCCCGAACACGATATCGAAGATCGGATTACGGAGGAAGCCAGAAAACGCGGTTTTATTCAAAACCTGAGTTATTTTGCCTTTACCGCTACCCCAAAAAAAGAGACTTTAGAACTGTTTGGCAGCCAACAACCGGACGGCAGTTTTGTGCCATTTAGCCTTTATTCTATGAAACAGGCGATCGAAGAAGGATTTATTCTCGATGTCTTAGCTAATTATACCACATATCAGAGTTATTTTAAACTATTAAAAACAATTGAATCTGACCCCAAATACGATCGCCAAAAAGCCGCCTCTCTCCTGCGTAACTTTGTGGAACTACACGAACATACTATTAAACAGAAAATCGCGACGATAGTCGAACATTTTCACGACCATATTGCCCAGCAACTCAACGGCAAAGCCAAAGCCATGATTGTCACCCGTTCCCGACTCCATGCGGTCAGATACAAACTAGCATTAGATGACTATTTACGCGCCAAACAATTACCCTATCAATCCTTAGTTGCTTTCACCGGAAAAGTCAATGATGGGGCAGAATTTACCGAAACCAGCATGAATACCGCCTCAGCAGGGACAAAAATATCAGAAAGTGCCACCGCTGAAACCTTTAAACAAGATAAATATCGCTTTTTAATTGTGGCGAATAAATTCCAAACCGGCTTCGATCAACCCCTCCTAGTTGCCATGTATGTAGATAAAAAAATCGCGGGATTAATTGCCGTACAAACCCTCTCGCGGCTGAATCGCATTTATCCCGGCAAAGAGTCAGTATTTGTCCTGGATTTTGCCAACGAAGCGGATGATATCCAGAAAGCTTTTGCCCCTTATTACGATCGCACCTTATTAACCGAAGCCACCGACCCCAACATATTATATGATCTGCAAATAAAACTGGATAACTACCACTTTTATCAACCCAGAGAAATAGAACAATTCGCCCAAATTTATTTTAACACCCAGGGCAGTCAAGCAAAACTGTATGCGGTACTGACCCCAACGTGCGATCGCTACAAACAAGCCCCCGCAGAAACCCAGCTTAAATTTTATCGCCAACTCAAAGAATTTATTAACCTCTATCGTTTTCTCTCCCAACTGTTGCCCAGCCCCGACCCCGAATTAGAAAAATTATATCATTTTTATCGCTATTTAATCCGTCTATTACCCCTTGCCAAAACTACCCTACCCTTAGACATACAGCAGAATATTGAACTGGAATCATATCGCATCAAACAAACCTATCAGGGTCAAATTGACCTAAAACAAGAAGTTACAGAAAATCCCAGCAATTCTCACGGTAAAACTCCGAAAATTGCTAAAGAAGAAATTGCCACTCTCTCCCAAATCATCCAAGACATTAACCAACAATTTGGCACAAATTTCACGGAAAATGAGCGAGTATTTCTTGAACAAATGGAAACCACGTTAGATCGAACCCTGCAAACCAGCATAACCGTCAATGACCGGACAAATATTAAATTAGAATTTGATCACCAAGCCAAAGAACTAATCCAAGAGGCGATCGACTCTCATTTTGAGTTATATAAAAAATTTAATGATAATCAAGAATTCAGGGCATTTTTACTCGGTGCTTTATTTAACCGATTCTTGGAACGTGCTAATCTGGGACAGAAGAGAAAGCCGGTTTCTTGA
- a CDS encoding HNH endonuclease, producing the protein MSSTYIPTTLRRLVEERANYRCEYCLIPAFVVFFPHEIDHVVAKKHGGETDENNSRREFKEALFPLIYMGA; encoded by the coding sequence ATGAGTTCAACCTATATCCCAACCACACTTCGCCGTCTGGTTGAAGAACGAGCCAATTATCGATGTGAGTATTGTCTAATTCCTGCCTTTGTGGTCTTTTTTCCCCATGAAATTGACCATGTCGTCGCCAAAAAGCACGGGGGTGAGACGGATGAGAATAATTCAAGAAGGGAATTTAAGGAGGCTCTTTTCCCTCTTATATATATGGGCGCATAA
- the rsgA gene encoding small ribosomal subunit biogenesis GTPase RsgA produces the protein MSLMVQQQQNSPGKDEGQRELTPTGTVLAVQANYYQVQLDPLPGAETTDLPRSLLCTRRSLLKKLGQQVMVGDRVVVEQPDWEGGRGAISQVFPRESELDRPPVANANQILLVFALEEPTLDPHQLSRFLIKAESTGLEVCLCLNKSDLVSEAERGNYQERLQQWGYDPLFISVQNRLNIEAVHRKLTGKMTVISGPSGVGKSSLINLLIPNVDLRVAKVSGKLGRGRHTTRHVELFELPNGGLLADTPGFNQPDIDFTPQELGQLFPEVRQRLAADQCQFSDCLHQDEPNCMVRGDWERYDYYREFLLEAIAYQESLQNQSNTESSLKVKTKGSGYQEYEPKLESKKYRRMSRRLQHQTLQDLYADLDGEEEI, from the coding sequence ATGAGTTTGATGGTGCAACAGCAGCAAAATTCCCCCGGTAAGGATGAGGGTCAACGAGAGTTGACCCCGACGGGGACGGTTTTGGCGGTGCAAGCTAATTATTATCAGGTGCAGTTGGATCCGCTGCCTGGGGCAGAAACTACGGATTTGCCACGGTCTTTGCTCTGTACCCGGCGATCGCTGCTGAAAAAGCTGGGTCAGCAAGTGATGGTGGGCGATCGCGTGGTGGTGGAGCAACCGGACTGGGAAGGAGGACGAGGGGCTATTAGTCAGGTTTTCCCCCGTGAGAGTGAACTGGATCGTCCCCCGGTAGCCAATGCCAATCAAATTTTATTAGTTTTTGCTTTAGAAGAACCTACTCTAGACCCCCATCAGTTGAGTCGCTTTTTAATTAAAGCGGAATCTACGGGTTTAGAGGTTTGTTTATGTTTGAATAAAAGTGATTTGGTTTCCGAGGCAGAACGCGGCAACTATCAGGAACGTTTGCAGCAGTGGGGTTATGATCCTCTGTTTATTAGCGTGCAAAATCGGTTAAATATTGAGGCGGTTCACCGGAAGTTGACGGGGAAAATGACGGTGATTTCTGGGCCGTCCGGTGTGGGCAAGTCTAGTTTAATTAATTTGTTGATTCCTAACGTTGATTTGCGGGTGGCGAAGGTTTCGGGGAAATTGGGGCGGGGTCGTCATACGACTCGTCATGTGGAGTTGTTTGAGTTACCCAATGGGGGACTTTTGGCGGATACTCCGGGTTTTAATCAGCCGGATATTGATTTTACGCCCCAGGAGTTGGGTCAGTTGTTCCCAGAAGTGCGGCAAAGGTTGGCAGCAGATCAATGTCAGTTTAGTGATTGTTTGCACCAGGATGAGCCTAATTGTATGGTACGGGGAGATTGGGAGCGTTATGATTATTATCGGGAGTTTTTGTTAGAGGCGATCGCTTATCAAGAGTCGCTCCAAAATCAGAGTAATACAGAATCTAGCCTGAAGGTGAAAACTAAGGGTTCTGGTTATCAGGAATATGAGCCTAAGTTGGAGTCTAAGAAATATCGGCGGATGTCTCGACGTTTGCAGCATCAAACGTTACAAGATTTGTATGCAGATTTGGACGGGGAAGAGGAAATTTAG
- a CDS encoding sulfurtransferase TusA family protein, with protein MGDSALSTPDAQIDLRGTPCPLNFVRTKLRLQPMQPGQLLEVWLDPGEPIEQVPDSLVMEGHEVESICDRGGFFALMVRRGPISR; from the coding sequence ATGGGTGATTCAGCTTTATCCACTCCTGATGCTCAAATTGACCTGCGGGGGACACCTTGTCCCCTGAATTTCGTGCGAACGAAACTCCGTTTACAGCCAATGCAACCAGGGCAGTTGTTGGAGGTTTGGTTGGACCCAGGAGAACCAATTGAGCAGGTGCCCGATAGTTTGGTGATGGAAGGTCACGAGGTTGAAAGTATTTGCGATCGCGGTGGCTTTTTTGCCCTGATGGTTCGTCGAGGCCCGATATCCCGATGA